AACAAAACGCTCAACGGCGCCTATCGCGGCGCGGGCCGGCCCGAGGCCAACTTCGTCATGGAGCGGCTGATGGACATCGGCGCGCGCAAGCTCGGCATTGATCCAGCCGATCTCCGCCGACGCAACCTCGTCCAGCCGTCCGAGATGCCGTACAAGCCCGGTCTCATCTACAAGGACGGCACGCCGATCGCGTACGACCCGGCCAACTTCCCCGGCTCCTTCGACCGCGCGCTCTCCGTGCTGGGCTACGACGAGTGGCGCACGCGCCAGAAGGCGCACGCGAACGGCACGCACCGCATCGGCATCGGCGTCTCGTGCTACGCGCAGGGCTCCGGCCTCGGCCCGTACGAAGGCGCAACCGTCCGCGTGGACCCGAGCGGCAAGGTCTACGTCTTCATCGGCGTGACGGCGCAGGGCCAGGGGCACGCGACAACGCTGGCGCAGATCGCCGCGGCCGAGCTGGGCGCCAACTTCGAGGACGTGCACGTCATGGCGGGCGACACGACCCAGTTCCCGTTCGGCATGGGCACGGGCGGCAGCCGCGTCATGGCCAACAGCGGCCCCGCCGTCGCCCAGACCGCGCGCGAGGTGAAGCAGAAGGCTCAGCGCGTCGCGGCCGAGCTGCTCGAGGCAGCGCCGGAGGACATCCGCATCGAGCGCGGCGAGGCCTTCGTCGCCGGCTCGCCAAACAGGAGCGTGACGCTCGCGCGACTCGCGCTGGCCGCCGTCAAGTCCAAGGCGCTCAAGCCCACGCCTCAAACTCCAATGGCCGAGCCTGGGCTGAACGCCTGCACCTACTTCTATCCCGCCACGGTGACATGGGCCTTCGGCACCCAGGCCGCCGTCGTGGACGTGGACGTCGAGTCCTGCCGCGCGCGCCTGCTGGCCTACGCCGTGGTCCACGACCCGGGGCGCGCCATCAATCCGGCCATCGTCGAGGGCCAGCTCCAGGGCGGCGCCGTCCAAGGCATAGCCGCCGGGCTTCTCGAAGAGCTCGTCTATGACGAAGCTGGCCAGCTCCTGACCGGCTCCTTCATGGACTACTGCATCCCCAAGTGCAATGACGTGCCGGATATTCCCGTCGCGCTCACCGAACACCGTTCGGTCATCAACCCGCTCGGCATCAAGGGCGTGGGCGAGAGTGGGGCGATTCCAGGCGCGGCGGCCATCGTCAACGCCGTGGAAGACGCGCTCGCCGAGTTCGGCGTGGTGCTCCGCGAGGCGCCCGCCACCCCTACGCGCATCTGGCAGGCGATGCAGGAAGCCCGCCGCCGCGCATGAAGGACAA
This sequence is a window from Candidatus Methylomirabilota bacterium. Protein-coding genes within it:
- a CDS encoding molybdopterin cofactor-binding domain-containing protein, which codes for HYGDVEKAWAQCDVVVSERIRHPRIAGAFIETRGALAYPDADTGTLTVWSSTQNPYSLRDSLAAVLELPAEQIRVMVPDVGGGFGPKGSIYPEEMLVAAAALKTGKPVKWISGRGEDLVTSGHDRDQVHEAKIGFKRDGTIVAVEDSFLADVGAYPIEGEGLTLNTVNHFCAPYRVKHFKSQGKSVVTNKTLNGAYRGAGRPEANFVMERLMDIGARKLGIDPADLRRRNLVQPSEMPYKPGLIYKDGTPIAYDPANFPGSFDRALSVLGYDEWRTRQKAHANGTHRIGIGVSCYAQGSGLGPYEGATVRVDPSGKVYVFIGVTAQGQGHATTLAQIAAAELGANFEDVHVMAGDTTQFPFGMGTGGSRVMANSGPAVAQTAREVKQKAQRVAAELLEAAPEDIRIERGEAFVAGSPNRSVTLARLALAAVKSKALKPTPQTPMAEPGLNACTYFYPATVTWAFGTQAAVVDVDVESCRARLLAYAVVHDPGRAINPAIVEGQLQGGAVQGIAAGLLEELVYDEAGQLLTGSFMDYCIPKCNDVPDIPVALTEHRSVINPLGIKGVGESGAIPGAAAIVNAVEDALAEFGVVLREAPATPTRIWQAMQEARRRA